The genomic interval ACTGAACGGCCCTAAAGGGGATCTCGACGGATCTCTGCTAAGAGCGATCGGGTAGTGAGCGGGGGTGGAGGGGTTAAACCGTCTTAACTAGCACTACAGGTCATCCTTCTCTCAGGCCATCTGTTAAGAATACTTCCTCCTCTGTGACAGAGAGAATCTCACaagcttcattttgttttggttcttttgctccatttttgtaaatgtctgGTCAGAATGACATTTGCCTTCtgctttgtttttgctttttcaggtttcatttAGTTTGAATTCTAAAGCTCTTTTTGTGAAACGTGCATGGATAATATTTCTGGATCAGCACTGTACAAACCCAGCACACTGTAAAATGATActttaaaggtaaaaaaataaatggtatTTGAATTACGTGTCTGTGTAATGCACTGACCCTGCTGTGGAACGCACTGTACTGACAGGACAACGATCAGGCTGATTCTGAGTTTCTGAGCAAAATAGCAACTTTGAAAGAGTTCATCACTGAGAATGTGTGTTTGGTGAAATGACTTCATTATTAAATGACTGGACAGGATGAGGTGGGGTTTTTTTCCCTTGAAACTTTTCCTCTGCCCAGGTTTGAGCACACGGTGACGGATGATCCTCGCACTCACTGCAAACACATGAAATAAATTCACGTCTGTTCCGGACAGAGAAATCACGCAGCTGCACACATTCACGTGTAGCTCAAATGATACAGAAAACATGGATTTGCACTTGTAGAACAAATGAACCGCATCTCCAGGTGATCTGCCAGAACGCTCGGCGGCATTAAATGACCGACGGAGAAACCGTAAATCACAAGCCATCCCAACTAGGCCACATCCACTGGTGTAAACAGCTCCGTGTGGCGTCGCTCCTCAAGTCTCGCGTGAATGCGTCACGCGGTGACTTGTGTCGTCCAATAAAATGACGCGGTTTCCGCTGCGCTCTTATTTCACCCTCAGATTGAGAAAGACGCGCAGCTCGAGTTCCGACTATCGTCGACGCGAAGTCTTCTTCAGACACACAGAAGCATATCAACAGCGAAACCGTTCATTTTAAAGCAACGTCTGTGTCTCGGAGGGATCCgtttttctttcctttgttCAGAGTTACGCGTCTCACCGACCGGCTTCGACGGGAATCACAGGACACGGCAGCGAGCACGAGCGACATACCGGCAAACAAAGAAACCCGTTTGTGCGCGACATCAACCCTCATCACCCGTTAGTTATGAGTCATGTGGCCGTCGAAAATGTGCACGGTCTAGACCAGCAGGTAAGCCGGGTTCGACAGCGGGGTTTTGGGGCCGTTTTGGGTTCAGCCGGCGGGTGGATGAAGTTGTAAAGCGGCGCTGCGTGTTTAAGATGGAGGTGCTGCTGTAGATGGAGCGGATGATGGGGATGATGGCGGAGCTGCGGCGCGTTTGTTTGTCACACGCGGCTGCGTTTAGCGCAGCGTTCACGGGACGCTTTAACAAACGGGCTGTGGCGGGTTTTCAGGTGCGGATTTAAGCGTAGTTCACAGGCGGCTGGCGAGACCTCGTTCCGACGCACAGCACAAATAAAGGCATCGCGATCGAGCAGGAAAACTTTCAGCCGGTGGATTTATGGCCTGGTGTCGAGGTTCTTCGGGCCCTTTTGTCTCGCCGGCTCTTTATTTTTGTAGGGCCCATTTGTTGGCCTTCCACTTCTCAATAACGCGGTTTCATTGGTGAGCGTTGGATGATTCCGCACGGACatgaatatatacaaatatatatatatatatatgtagcgTCATTTAACGAGTCAAAATAAAAGATCCGGCGAATGTGAGTGTTCGGTTCGCGTCGACACGCGCTGTGAATGTTCATTCGAGCTCATTTCGTGATACGTGGCTTTTATTCCGTCCTTTTGGCTcaagttttgattttatttcatttgtcgCGGTATTCATCAGCGtagctttgtgtttgtttaaatcCGTTTGCGGCTTAATTTGCAGGAAGCGTGTGCGTGATTTCACAGGTTTTAAGGTAGATGTTCTATTGTTGgcttgaataaagttgtttatGATCTCAGTGTCCTTTTTCAACAAACTACAGCAGCTGCCGAATGTGCTCGCTCTCGCCCTCCGGTGGAAGCCGTTTTTCCTGCTCACACTGACCCCCGTTCAGCTTTTTAAGGTTTTTCTGCCCTCCATCACATCAACTCTGTCCAACAGATCTGGTTTCTCTTTCAGCTCGCTGCCCTAGACTTGAACTCCGCTGACGTTCAAGGAGTCACTGGAAGTGAGTATCTGTTTCTTAGTCCAGTTCACAGGTGCGTGTCCCAAAAGCGTCCTGGGCTAACGGTGATCGCAAGTTCTGTCGAACCCTAACTGGTgacttttgggaaacgcaccccagacCTTTTCCTGACATCTTGTTTAATGGTGAGCTGTGCTCTGTCTGTTGTGTTTGGCGTGCTAACAGAGTCTGTCCTTCACCAGGGCGTTACATTCCACCTCATTTAAGGAACAAAGAAGCTTCCAAAAATGGTACGTACActtcttcttcatcttcttGACTTGTCTGGCTAGCCCTGAAACTCCAGTGCCGTGGAAGACCGTAATTGTCTGACTTAAAGCCGCagtgctgtttgtgtttgtggcTCCGCATGTCTGTAGGACGTCGCTCGCTTCCGTCCGGGTGCCGGTGCACTACTGCGCTTGATGTGCCGCTCCCGTGTGCATGTCGCCGCGCTGTTGTTCAGTACGCATCCTGACCCAAAATCGAGTGGTTTTCCACTGGCATTTTGGTCATTTTGTCCCCCCTCCATCTTTTGTCCAATGACACAAGTGATCGGTACGCTGGcatgccaaaaaataataacacaaaaatgtgcGTCTAAAATTCACCCAGGGCTTGTCTGAACCGTACTGGCCGTGGCAGTTTAGGTTTCCGTCGAGATGCTCCGTGATCATTAGTCTTATCCTTGTGACGAGGCTGTTTGGCCCAGCGCCCTCCTGACTATACGTTTTTTCTTTTAGCAGGAGCTTATTCCTCTGGTAGACAGAGCGGTTACTCAGTGGCACCAGGAAGGAGCTGTAAGTTTCTATTATGACAGCCTTTGGCTAGAGAGAGACTTTGAGGGGAAAGTCCTCAAATGTGCATGATTCCACGATTAATTCTCAGCACACACTTGGAATCGTAACAGGTTATTTTGGCCGCATGTGTTTCCAATACAAGATTGAAAATGTCGTCCACAGGCTTTAAAGATCACTTTTGTTCAAAGACCCCACTCAGATGAGGGGGACACATTTGTAGTAGATGCTCCCTTGTCTGCACTTACTTTAATCCTCTGCAACGTCAGCGTAGTCGGTCAAGTCGAGGGCCGGTTGCAGACCACCTAACTAGGGCCGAAAAGTGCAAATCCACGCCCCACTTGACTAACTGCTTTGCTTTTGGCGATCCATTCCCCAGAAAGCTCAGCTTCATGTCACGACCGATTGAACGTTTCTAGCACACGTGTGTTAAATAACCCTGTCCTCGCGCTCTTTCGCACAGATTCTCCCGGAGGATGGGATAACGGACGCAGCAACGGCTTCGTGAACGGCTACCACGACGGCCGCGACACCCGCATGAACGGGGGCAACGGCTTCGGCGGCCGCGGCCCGATTCGCAACGACCGCGGCGGAAGAGGTGGCTACAGAGGTAAAACCGGCGGCTCCTACAACCCCATCCAGCCAATGCAGAGCGCAGGCAGGTGTCTTCACCAGATGTCTGAGAAAGCTTGCTTTGCTGTTCGACCACAGGACTTGCATTGCTGCTTTTTGACAGTAACCGCCTCTCTTTATTAGGGTTCGGTTATGACAACAAAGATGGCGGTGGGTGGAATGCCCCAAAAGACAATGCCTACAACAGCTTCGGCGGCCGCTCTGACAGAGGCAAATCGTCTTTCTTCAATGACCGTGGGTCTTCATCCAGGGGCCGGTGAgcgttgttttcttttttttttttttttttttttatgtatttatttatttatttttgcttgcgTTGTCTCCTTATAGAATGAACTTTAACTTGATGGAAGTCTCTGTAAGTCCTGGATTTGGCTAAAGCAGTGTTGTGTTTGGCAGGTACGAGCGTGGCGGTTTTGGCGGCGGCGGGAACAGCCGATGGGTGGAGGACTCTAGAGATGATGAAGATTGGTCCAAACCGTTGCCTCCCAATGAGCGTCTGGAACAGTGAGTGTTGCAGTTTGGACATGACGCTGCTTTTAGGTTCCTGTGAAGGTGTTGCTGCTTccctgtccttttttttttttttttttttttttttaaataagttcatAAGTGAAGAGCAACAGACTGACGTAGTTATGACGTGGTGTCATTCACAGGTGCTAATCTCATAAATGCAATCATGATGGCCTGTTGgttgcatgtgttttttaaaccaaagtGGTGTTGtgtttgacactttttttttttttttttttttctctccctgtTTTCTTGCAGTGAGCTGTTCTCTGGAAGCAACACAGGGATTAACTTTGAAAAATACGATGACATTCCTGTTGAAGCCACAGGCCACAACTGTCCACAACACATTGAGAGTGTGAGTCCCCAATCAAGCAGCTgactttcaaataaatgtttttttttttttttttttttttttttttttttttgtttgtttaaattcagtgtttttttggggtttttttgtacTACAGTTCCATGATGTAGATATGGGAGAGATCGTTATGGGTAATATAACTCTGAGCCGCTACACACGGCCCACTCCCGTGCAGAAGCATGCAATTCCCATCATCAAGTCTAAGAGAGACCTGATGGCGTGCGCACAGACAGGTGAGACGTCGGcttagttgtgtttttttatttatttattttttttgtgggtAAGTGCTTTTATGACGTTGTCTTTGTTACTTTAACTAGGTTCTGGTAAGACTGCAGCCTTCTTGTTGCCAGTCCTGAGCCAGATTTACACTGATGGACCAGGAGAGGCACTTCAGGCTGTGAAGAACAGTGCACAGGTAGCACTTCCTGTTAGTTCGGCAACTGATAAAGAACTGGCTCTCTACTTTTTGTTGTGTAGTTTAAATGGGTGCATCCTTGTCCTTAGGAAAATGGGAAGTATGGCCGCCGTAAGCAGTATCCCATTTCGCTAGTTTTAGCCCCAACGAGGGAACTGGCTCTCCAGATCTACGACGAGGCCAGAAAGGTAATAAAGAACCTAACCAGGACATGGTGTCATTGGAACGTCCCGTCTGTTGAAGTGCGTTTAAACCTTTCTTTTCTTACCCCTTTTCTAGTTTGCTTACCGCTCTCATGTGCGGCCCTGTGTGGTGTATGGAGGTGCTGATATTGGCCAGCAGATTCGTGATCTGGAGAGAGGCTGCCATCTGCTGGTGGCCACGCCTGGTCGTCTGGTGGACATGATGGAGAGGGGCAAGATTGGCCTGGACTACTGCAAGTATGTCAATGATCTGTGGCACTTTTTGCCTCTGTGGAACGTGGTGGTGTTTGCTATGTGCAGTTGCGTTCCTGTCCGGTTGTAATCCAAACCTATGCACTTCGGTTCTTTTCGGTTGCTTAAATGAGCCCCTGTTTTAGGTTGCCACTGTTTTGTGTCTCGACCGtgagctgtgtgtttttgtcactaGTTACTTGGTGCTGGATGAAGCAGACAGGATGTTGGACATGGGCTTTGAGCCACAGATCCGCCGTATCGTCGAGCAGGACACCATGCCGCCCAAAGGGCTTCGCCAGACCATGATGTTCAGTGCCACCTTCCCCAAGGAGATCCAGGTGAGTGTTTCAGGCTGATGTCTTTAAGACGCATGGTGGTGTTATGGCCTCAGGATGGCTCTGGCTTGCCTTGTTTATTAGACTTGTCTGAAGAGtggtgtgttgtttttttttttttttttttttttttttttttttttttttttctcctcttctctcTCCCCCCTTAGATCTTGGCTCGTGACTTCCTGGAGGACTACATCTTCTTAGCAGTAGGCAGGGTTGGATCCACCTCTGAGAATATCACCCAGAAGGTGGTGTGGGTTGAAGAAAATGACAAGAGGTCCTTCCTTCTCGACTTGCTCAACGCCACAGGTACGTGCACCTGTTAATGGCCTCTGAACACTCGGCCTTCATTTGATTTTTAGTCGTTGCGGTCAATTTTAGTACGACCGTGACGGCGGGCGGCTTTTCACGCAGAATGCGTCCCGTCCGAGGAGATTAAATAATTGGCTTTTGTGAGCGGACGAAACTCATCTGTAGGTTGAAGTCGCTGTCCGAGGTCTTTTGGGGTCGAGTACAATGGGAGAGTTAATTGATTTTGAAAGCGGTTCTGTAAACACCAGAAATACAACATTGAGTGAGCTAGCTATAGATACAGGAAATTGTGAATTGCATGCGTGCTCCACCACCTGAACGCAGAGCTTCATCTGAACCCATGTAAAGCATATCAAGACTGAAACTGCTATTTGTTGAAGCTCATCATGAGGTCTGATTTTATTCAGTTATTCCGAATGAGGTTCAGGACAGTACGGGGGAGAGCGTAGAAAAACCTGGTGAGTAGAGACGTTTATCCGTCCACCGGAAGTGGAACAAATGCAAGTCTCATCTCACGTCTTCATTTTGcttaaacattgtttgtttgtttttccaacCCCCTCCCCTCCCATGTCCAATGAGATCTAGTTCTCATATGGCGTTAggactttatttctcttttctttccCTCCCCTGATATTTCTTTGGAATTAGTCATGCTTCTCTTTTCAGTGGTTGGATCTGTGCATGAAGTGGCATGTAAGCGATGCCATGTTGAATTGTAAAGCCATAAGACTGCTGTAATTCAGCAGGACAACACATGGTGGTTCAGCATGGCTGCGACTACAGTAGTCTTAAATTGAAGCAAGTTCACTTCTATGAGATCCAAATGcttgtcacttcctgtttgtcatACGTTGCCATTCATTAGCCCATACTCCTCGGCTGAAGTCCGTTGTTGATGGTCTTCGTCTCGTCCGCCAGGTAAAGACTCTTTGACTTTGGTGTTCGTTGAGACCAAGAAGGGAGCGGACGCTCTCGAGGACTTCCTGTACCGCGAAGGTTACGCCTGCACCAGTATCCACGGCGACCGCTCCCAGAGAGACCGAGAGGAAGCGCTCCACCAGTTCCGTTCAGGGAGGTGCCCCATCTTGGTTGCCACGGCTGTACGTATGTCTCCTTTCCCTTGTCAAATCTTCGGTGTATTTCAGTGCAAGTCTCAAAGCGTTTTGTTCCGCAGGTGGCCGCTCGCGGTCTGGACATCTCCAACGTGAAACACGTCATTAACTTCGACCTGCCGAGTGACATCGAGGAGTACGTCCACCGCATCGGGCGTACCGGTCGCGTGGGCAACCTCGGTAATTGCGACGGCGACACGCTCGCTGCAGTGTATAATGGACCGTTTATCTGCTGTTTAGCGTCAGGTCGTAACGCATCCAAATTCAAATTGGTTTTGTTCGGTTGTCACAGGTCTTGCCACGTCGTTCTTCAATGACAAGAATGGCAACATCACCAAGGACCTGCTGGACATCTTGGTGGAGGCCAAACAGGAAGTACCATCCTGGCTGGAGAGCCTGGCCTATGAGCACCAGCACAAGAGTAGCAGCCGCGGGCGCTCCAAGAGGTGAGGCATACgttttgtttgggtttttttttttttttttggtagttaAGCTCGTCCCCTGGGGACCCCGTTAAAACGCTTTGGTGTTTTTCAGGTTTTCTGGCGGATTTGGTGCCAGAGACTACCGTCAGACCAGTAACAACGCCAGCAGCGGAGGCTTCGGGAGTCGCGGCGGCCGCAACACCGGCGGTCATGGTGGCAACCGTGGATTTGGCGGTGGTAAGGGTCGGTTTCGCTCAGGAACGCCCTCATTGGGGGGATAGGCCTCGGTGGCTTTTAtcacttgctttttttttttttcctccagttCCGTTGCGTGACGGCGTGGTTGCAGAGTGCTCGTGACTAACCTCCTGGTTCTGTTCCTCAGGTGGCTTCGGTAACTTCTACAACAGTGACGGCTATGGAGGAAACTACTCCCAGGTGGACTGGTGGGGAAACTAAGACTCGTTCCTTCACCTCTTCACTCCCCACGACGACAGTGGATCACCATGCCAAACTCACTGAACGGAAACCACATGTACCATAGCCAGACTATATACCCTGTGTAGCTTTGAAGAACTTTGCAGTACATTACCAGCTGTGATTCTCTGACCACATCCGGAGAGGCTTGAACTCCGTGGGACGCGGGGATGCCGGGATATCTGGAGGTTCGACCGTAGCGGCAAGCGGTCTCGTGATGTGCTCGAGCGTACTGAAGGGGGAACGGAGGCAGAAGTTTGCTTTAGATTCTTGGACTCTAGTTTTCCACTACATCTCATTTCTTTATACTAAACgagaatcatttgtttgttaatGTACTGTGCCTTTAAATTTAGACtcgctgtgttttgtttgttttctgttctcCTTTTTAAATGTCTGGCTGGCAGTTGTTTTCCCCtctccttttttttgttttcttttcgtTTTCTTCCCCCTCGAAAGATTTGTTTGGATGGTTCTAACAAACTAAGCTTGGATGTAATCAAACCTTGGCAAAGTCTGGGATGGTCTGTCACAACCTCATTTTGAACTGAAATTTTTAACGGGGTCGCCGGTGCTGGCGTCGCGGAGGCctcaccccccccccccccccctctcTCCATTGGCTTGAATTCTCTTGTGTGGTAAAACTATCGCAAGGGAGTTAAAAATACTGAATGTTGGAAGGAAAAGATCTCGCTCACTCTATCCTGGACCGGTATCTATTAAGAGAGACGACAGTCTTCTGAGAAAGAAACCAAGCCATTCCAGTATATTATCTTAAATTTCTTTGTTGTGATGAACCGCGTCTGCCTCCCGCCACTCCGCTCCGTTAACCGCACCGTTGAGGCAGCTAGTTCAGTGCCACAAGCTAGCTGTTTAGTGGTGTTGAATTCAAATCTTtagttgttggttttttttttttttttttttttttttttttttttttttgcttccttGAACTGTTCTGGAGGTGGCAATTGGATATATCGTTTTCTTCCTTCGAAATCCTTTCTCGAAGCCGACTAATGGTGGGCTTGTGGCAACTTCCATAGCGAAGAGTTCAAATGGCTACTCTAGGACCACGACGTCAGAGCGGACCGGCCCAGAAAGCCCGGCTCGTCTCTGAAGAAATCCGCATGCTAGTGTTCTTGTTTTTTGGTCAAGGAGATTTTCAAACCGACTTCTGCAGCAGGCTTTTACGTTCGTTCCAAGTACGATTCGTTcacgtttttgtttttctctttttcaagCTGCGTTGAATTCCGAAAGACATCCTCGGCTTTACTCTCGAGACACGGCTCCCTCGCGGCCCCCAGATATCAGGGCGGACCGGGGTCGGTAGAATTCGGCGTAGGCGACAGGAAACCGCACGAGACGCGGTGCGGGGGTGCGGTTTTGCGGCGAAAACCGGACTCGTACGGGTCGGTTTGTAGTGGAGGAGGTTTCCGTGGCGTCCTGGCCAAAGACGGGCTTCTGTCGAGCTCCCGTGCGCCCTTTTCTCGTATGTTACTGCGGCGGCGTGGCCGTCCGATGAGGGTGGGTGGGTGGGATTGCGTTTAACTGAAGTGCAATAGATTTACTCTCAAGCGTGTTGTGCCTTTTGACATGAATTTGGAAAAGGTGACCTGAAGCTGATGCGTTGACAGTATTGTGGTAACTTGAGAGCAGTGGTGCTACTTTGGCCCTTCTGTGTTACTTAGGCCCATCAAGTTTTacaaaagttgttttattgCACATCTAGGGTTTTATATAAGTGTCTTGAGTGCATGTCCTTAAGCTTCCAAATGTTGTGTGTGAAGATTGTGAAAACGCAGCTTGTTTACAAAAGGGGAAGGGTTCTCCAATAGTTAACCAGGATTGATTTGGGACCAGGGGGATTAGCAGTGGGGAATTTAGCTATTTGCACAGATTACTAGATTCTACTTTTGCTGCTAGTTTGTGtaatttattaagcatttttgagaaatatttatttttataagccTAAAAGTGATAGTTTCAAGTAACTTGACCAAAAGACAGTACAAAAACACTGGCACTTGAATGTTGAATGTCACCCGTATGcgtgaaatttatatttttcgGGGTAGTGTgagctttttaatgtttaaggTCATTTTGGACTCTGCCGAAATCCACATCTGTAATTGGTCTCTCTGACTAAACGTTTCAATCCGATCGATCGAACTCTGAATTGGCAGCCGAAATTTGAACGATAAAACAACCATGCCAAGGTT from Labeo rohita strain BAU-BD-2019 chromosome 6, IGBB_LRoh.1.0, whole genome shotgun sequence carries:
- the ddx3xb gene encoding DEAD-box helicase 3 X-linked b isoform X5 codes for the protein MSHVAVENVHGLDQQLAALDLNSADVQGVTGRRYIPPHLRNKEASKNAGAYSSGRQSGYSVAPGRSYSPGGWDNGRSNGFVNGYHDGRDTRMNGGNGFGGRGPIRNDRGGRGGYRGKTGGSYNPIQPMQSAGFGYDNKDGGGWNAPKDNAYNSFGGRSDRGKSSFFNDRGSSSRGRYERGGFGGGGNSRWVEDSRDDEDWSKPLPPNERLEHELFSGSNTGINFEKYDDIPVEATGHNCPQHIESFHDVDMGEIVMGNITLSRYTRPTPVQKHAIPIIKSKRDLMACAQTGSGKTAAFLLPVLSQIYTDGPGEALQAVKNSAQENGKYGRRKQYPISLVLAPTRELALQIYDEARKFAYRSHVRPCVVYGGADIGQQIRDLERGCHLLVATPGRLVDMMERGKIGLDYCNYLVLDEADRMLDMGFEPQIRRIVEQDTMPPKGLRQTMMFSATFPKEIQILARDFLEDYIFLAVGRVGSTSENITQKVVWVEENDKRSFLLDLLNATGKDSLTLVFVETKKGADALEDFLYREGYACTSIHGDRSQRDREEALHQFRSGRCPILVATAVAARGLDISNVKHVINFDLPSDIEEYVHRIGRTGRVGNLGLATSFFNDKNGNITKDLLDILVEAKQEVPSWLESLAYEHQHKSSSRGRSKRFSGGFGARDYRQTSNNASSGGFGSRGGRNTGGHGGNRGFGGGKGGFGNFYNSDGYGGNYSQVDWWGN
- the ddx3xb gene encoding DEAD-box helicase 3 X-linked b isoform X7, whose product is MSHVAVENVHGLDQQLAALDLNSADVQGVTGRRYIPPHLRNKEASKNAGAYSSGRQSGYSVAPGRSYSPGGWDNGRSNGFVNGYHDGRDTRMNGGNGFGGRGPIRNDRGGRGGYRGKTGGSYNPIQPMQSAGFGYDNKDGGGWNAPKDNAYNSFGGRSDRGKSSFFNDRGSSSRGRYERGGFGGGGNSRWVEDSRDDEDWSKPLPPNERLEHELFSGSNTGINFEKYDDIPVEATGHNCPQHIESFHDVDMGEIVMGNITLSRYTRPTPVQKHAIPIIKSKRDLMACAQTGSGKTAAFLLPVLSQIYTDGPGEALQAVKNSAQENGKYGRRKQYPISLVLAPTRELALQIYDEARKFAYRSHVRPCVVYGGADIGQQIRDLERGCHLLVATPGRLVDMMERGKIGLDYCNYLVLDEADRMLDMGFEPQIRRIVEQDTMPPKGLRQTMMFSATFPKEIQILARDFLEDYIFLAVGRVGSTSENITQKVVWVEENDKRSFLLDLLNATGKDSLTLVFVETKKGADALEDFLYREGYACTSIHGDRSQRDREEALHQFRSGRCPILVATAVAARGLDISNVKHVINFDLPSDIEEYVHRIGRTGRVGNLGLATSFFNDKNGNITKDLLDILVEAKQEVPSWLESLAYEHQHKSSSRGRSKRFSGGFGARDYRQTSNNASSGGFGSRGGRNTGGHGGNRGFGGGGFGNFYNSDGYGGNYSQVDWWGN
- the ddx3xb gene encoding DEAD-box helicase 3 X-linked b isoform X4 produces the protein MSHVAVENVHGLDQQLAALDLNSADVQGVTGRRYIPPHLRNKEASKNAGAYSSGRQSGYSVAPGRSYSPGGWDNGRSNGFVNGYHDGRDTRMNGGNGFGGRGPIRNDRGGRGGYRGFGYDNKDGGGWNAPKDNAYNSFGGRSDRGKSSFFNDRGSSSRGRYERGGFGGGGNSRWVEDSRDDEDWSKPLPPNERLEHELFSGSNTGINFEKYDDIPVEATGHNCPQHIESFHDVDMGEIVMGNITLSRYTRPTPVQKHAIPIIKSKRDLMACAQTGSGKTAAFLLPVLSQIYTDGPGEALQAVKNSAQENGKYGRRKQYPISLVLAPTRELALQIYDEARKFAYRSHVRPCVVYGGADIGQQIRDLERGCHLLVATPGRLVDMMERGKIGLDYCNYLVLDEADRMLDMGFEPQIRRIVEQDTMPPKGLRQTMMFSATFPKEIQILARDFLEDYIFLAVGRVGSTSENITQKVVWVEENDKRSFLLDLLNATVIPNEVQDSTGESVEKPGKDSLTLVFVETKKGADALEDFLYREGYACTSIHGDRSQRDREEALHQFRSGRCPILVATAVAARGLDISNVKHVINFDLPSDIEEYVHRIGRTGRVGNLGLATSFFNDKNGNITKDLLDILVEAKQEVPSWLESLAYEHQHKSSSRGRSKRFSGGFGARDYRQTSNNASSGGFGSRGGRNTGGHGGNRGFGGGKGGFGNFYNSDGYGGNYSQVDWWGN
- the ddx3xb gene encoding DEAD-box helicase 3 X-linked b isoform X8; the protein is MSHVAVENVHGLDQQLAALDLNSADVQGVTGRRYIPPHLRNKEASKNDSPGGWDNGRSNGFVNGYHDGRDTRMNGGNGFGGRGPIRNDRGGRGGYRGFGYDNKDGGGWNAPKDNAYNSFGGRSDRGKSSFFNDRGSSSRGRYERGGFGGGGNSRWVEDSRDDEDWSKPLPPNERLEHELFSGSNTGINFEKYDDIPVEATGHNCPQHIESFHDVDMGEIVMGNITLSRYTRPTPVQKHAIPIIKSKRDLMACAQTGSGKTAAFLLPVLSQIYTDGPGEALQAVKNSAQENGKYGRRKQYPISLVLAPTRELALQIYDEARKFAYRSHVRPCVVYGGADIGQQIRDLERGCHLLVATPGRLVDMMERGKIGLDYCNYLVLDEADRMLDMGFEPQIRRIVEQDTMPPKGLRQTMMFSATFPKEIQILARDFLEDYIFLAVGRVGSTSENITQKVVWVEENDKRSFLLDLLNATGKDSLTLVFVETKKGADALEDFLYREGYACTSIHGDRSQRDREEALHQFRSGRCPILVATAVAARGLDISNVKHVINFDLPSDIEEYVHRIGRTGRVGNLGLATSFFNDKNGNITKDLLDILVEAKQEVPSWLESLAYEHQHKSSSRGRSKRFSGGFGARDYRQTSNNASSGGFGSRGGRNTGGHGGNRGFGGGKGGFGNFYNSDGYGGNYSQVDWWGN